The genomic segment CTTTGGTTGTTacaatcacaaaattaaataacTCAGCTTAAACTAATTCGCTCACTTACAATTTATGGAAGTGACTctaaattaggtttaattttagattttatcctatatttttacaaaagatgaaaatgtatgttcttgtactttaatttgtcaaattttagtccttatactttataAAAATTGAGAATTCCATCCAATTATCTGTAAACATATGATCTTGAGCCACTAATTTTTTCCAACTTATTGCATATAAATTTATTGAGTACAACTGAATTTTATTAATTCCTTGcatataaattacttaattgTTTATTTCCAAGACATAAATTTAACAGTAAGATTTGACAATATTATGCAATGAGACTAGTTTCTTAAGCTTTCATGAAGTTTGAGGATTTtctaataaattaaagtaaaagaactaaattttcaattttttgttaaGTAAAAGGTTggaatttataattattcaacaAAAGATGAAAACAAGGGCAGAATGTGGGGAGAGAGATTCTCTGATTTATGAAATACTTGACATGGAGTAGAGGTATCCTTCTGAGCCATTAGTGGGTCTCAAATAACAAGTTTCTCAAACCCAAAGAAGAAGCTTCAAGTCCATAGGTAACCGGCCTACAACATTAAACCATCGGACCCATGTTTCCCTATACCACTTTCATTCCTCTCCTTATAGTTTCTTGCCTTCCTCCTTCACCAAGTTACAAGAACAGAAATAATCCTAATATTGGTCggcatgcaacttttacattcaaaataaaaagtttgtcGATCGAGCAACTGGTTCAGTGGTAATATTCTTTTGTTAATTTGAAACTTTGATTGAAATTAAGCCTTGAATTCAAATCCGGACTGCCTAATCCCCTCCCCGTCAACATAAGTTCAGATAAAAATATGAATGATAATAGAGGAGGAAATATAGTTTTTATGAATAGGAAGAATGAAGAACAAAGTAGGTAAGTTTCCCATTTTTAACTTGCCAACCGTCTTGAAATGATGGAAAGGttaatgaaaaaaatttgtagaattAAACGAGATTAAATTAAGCAAAACAGTAACTCACTCTTTTTATCTAATCAAAATAAAGAGTAACTTAGAGGTCCTTTAGGGTAATAAGTGCATACCGCTAAAAAGTTGATAGCCTAATGGAGGGTCTGCTATTTATTGTGTAGTCTGATGAAGGATGAAGCACGCAGGTGCAAGTTGGAGGATCATCCGAGGGTGTTTCTCAAGTTGATTCTCGTCATGCTACATGCCCAAATCGAGGTagagatatatacatataaaatattacattttttcatttgtattttcaaaacccaaaataaaaaaaaagccaaaattttcaaaaaaaatgattttaacaataattttaaaatattttatttatctaataaatacactacctaattttaaaatataaaaatatcatttatttattatttttaaccattttcattttgaattatattttattaattgattttttatttttaaaattttttatgtgttttatgtatcataaaatattttattttaatcaataaaaatttaaatttattaaatttaaatatactcaaaataatatgtattaattatctCCATTATTATatcctaaaaataattttatgaagaCACACTTTCTATAATTTCTTTAATTAGtatcaaagtttaaattttaaaaataaaagattatcatttttttttgtttcatttcattccccatattatcaaaataaaaaaatcttaattttatttaaactatttttaatgtaaaaataatataaatatttatataatcttaataaattttaaataatccaTGGATTGGATGGATATgtaaaacaatataataattaTCACGTACATTGATAATAGAATTAAGAAATTCGATTAGAAAGCTGCCGtgtatgtttttctatttttttattttttttttataatagtaTAAAGAAACTTCACAATTCTtgatttatttgtaaagttttttaaataattatataaaaataatttatatatttctatcATTGTATGCATAAATAAAGGTCGACAAATACATCCAAATTCAAGTATGGCCCACATGATCACACGTGAAGAATCCATTATCCTCTCCACTAGATAAAAAATAGGCATAataactcatttggtcctttaactttataaaaagatgttttaatttttcatttgatttttattttttaacccttaaacttgtctcttttttttatcaaactatctcaaaatgaatgaaaaattaacGTTCACATGAATGCCAAGTAAAcatttaattaaacttttaaaatttaaaaattcaaaaataaattataaaaattatttttaaaaagttaaaaattataaaaattattttttataacttaaaaaataattaaatgttgacatgtttatgacatgtcaacaaaattaaaaaacattaattttaaaaattaaaagagatagaaaaattaaatttaaaagtaaaatgagATTTTGGGGGGGGGTAAAGTTGGAGGGAAAAAAAGCACAGTAGAAGTAGACAAAAGGTGGTTAGTTGATCTTCCATTGgaattgatatgtatatatataattattatacaaAAGAACAGGTGGTCCCCACATCCCCTACAACTAGGCTAACCAAAGTTAATGATGAGCCTTAAAGTTTTTAGTCAAAACTACTCCTATGTCATTGCTTACCTCATTCTCacattattttagaaaaaattggAATATAAAATTAcatgctaaaaataaaaataaaataaaataaaatctccgGTGTTATCGGTGACCACTACTACACATCTCGATGGACCTAAAGCTAGCCGATCCGAGATCCTTATACGGGCCGGACATTACCCCACCCGTTTCCTCTTCCAACATCCGGTTCACTCTTTTCTTATTCCTCCAAATCTTGTAGCTCCCAAACCCGACTGCCCCTATCAAACATAACACAGCTCCACCTAACAGACCAACTCCCACCCCTAAACccgaatttatttttttcttatttgctCCTTCCTTGATTTTAAAGTACCCCACTTTGCTATCATCTCCCGTTCCCAACAGGGTTTGGATCGGGTAATCCAAGATGTAGCAAAACCCGGATGCATTATTATAAACCGCCCCGTAACAACTACAGTTGTTTCCACATGCGTTTTCACATTCTTCCAAAGACGGTGTAGTTTCATACCTCATCCACTCCTTAAACGGCACCTCCACCCCTCCTCTTCTCAAAACTTTAATGTCGTTCTTCTGAGTTTTCGGGTCGGAACACATGTCATTCGAATACGGGCCTGAACTGGAACACTCACCGGATGACAACTCCGTGCTGTTATCCAAACAAGAACAACCCGACCCGGGAGTACACAAACCGTACGAACCGCATGGACTAGGTAAATCGCAAGTTTCACGAATAGCTACATAATCCAAAACCCAACTTGACCCGGACCAATAATAGGCTTTGAGGTTCCCGTCCGGTTCTAACCGGACCATAAGGAGTCCATCAAGGGATCGTTGGAAGCTGTTAAAAGATTCAATATCGACTGGGGTTGTTCCATTTTGGTACATTCCCAACCACCCGTCCGGGTCAACTTGGACGTGAATCGGTCCATTACCTTCAATAATCTGAGCTTTGGCTTGTAAAGCTTTGTGCTTCCAATAAATTTGGTCGGAACCGGAATCAAATTTAGCATATAATCCGATGAAATCATTACCTAAACGCATCGAATACAGGCCATTTGAAGAAAGAAGGGTCATGGTAGAAgtaaaattttgagtttcgaCAAGGGTATTAGTGGGAAAATCAAAACTTTGCCATAAAACAGTTGGGACGTTGACGTTGTTACTGTTGTCGAAGCCTTTTTGTATCTGAAGATTGGAGTTATTGAGGAGAACAAGTTTGTCACCTTGTGTTTCAGTTGACCAAAACATCCTTGTCCGAGGATCTGAAATCACCAGACTGCCATTGAAGAATACTTTCGTGCGGTCTGACCAGCGAGATAAGGTAGTGGGGTTGGCGAGCCATAGGGGTTCACTCGAAGGTACGTGGAGGACAGCCAGGGCGAGTTGTGTTGAGTTGACTCGGAGGAAACCGAAAGAGAACTTGCTCGAGGAATCGTTAAGAAGAGGTTGGAAAAAGGGGATTGAGGGATTTGGGGTGGCTTCAAAGCCTTTGAGAAGCTCTTCGGCGGCGGAGGCGGCGGCGGCTTCGGTGCATGGCCATTTCAGAAATGAAGTGATGAGTAGAAAAAGCAGCTGAGCCGAAATTGGACGAGTCACCGAGTTGAATGATCTTTCCATTTTGAACgaaaaaggaagagaaagagagAGTGACTGGAAATTTGGGAGGAAAGCGGCCACGAAAGGGCATTTTTATAGTTACTATAGAGTAGAGTCAACAAGAATTATGAgcaaattttttatctttttgaggaaatgtttttcttaaataaatgaTCTGAGCACACAGTAGtaataataaagaaatcaaatccaccgaaagtaaaaataaaatggcTCTTAGTTTGGTCGAAGTCTAGTATGTGCTGTTTGCAAGCTGCAAGTTGATCttcacattaaat from the Gossypium hirsutum isolate 1008001.06 chromosome D09, Gossypium_hirsutum_v2.1, whole genome shotgun sequence genome contains:
- the LOC107908712 gene encoding PAN domain-containing protein At5g03700 — encoded protein: MERSFNSVTRPISAQLLFLLITSFLKWPCTEAAAASAAEELLKGFEATPNPSIPFFQPLLNDSSSKFSFGFLRVNSTQLALAVLHVPSSEPLWLANPTTLSRWSDRTKVFFNGSLVISDPRTRMFWSTETQGDKLVLLNNSNLQIQKGFDNSNNVNVPTVLWQSFDFPTNTLVETQNFTSTMTLLSSNGLYSMRLGNDFIGLYAKFDSGSDQIYWKHKALQAKAQIIEGNGPIHVQVDPDGWLGMYQNGTTPVDIESFNSFQRSLDGLLMVRLEPDGNLKAYYWSGSSWVLDYVAIRETCDLPSPCGSYGLCTPGSGCSCLDNSTELSSGECSSSGPYSNDMCSDPKTQKNDIKVLRRGGVEVPFKEWMRYETTPSLEECENACGNNCSCYGAVYNNASGFCYILDYPIQTLLGTGDDSKVGYFKIKEGANKKKINSGLGVGVGLLGGAVLCLIGAVGFGSYKIWRNKKRVNRMLEEETGGVMSGPYKDLGSASFRSIEMCSSGHR